From Tiliqua scincoides isolate rTilSci1 chromosome 2, rTilSci1.hap2, whole genome shotgun sequence, the proteins below share one genomic window:
- the ESM1 gene encoding endothelial cell-specific molecule 1, whose protein sequence is MNGFLVFTLLLVPMHAGTTWSSKYAVDCPESCDNSECKSTLHCKRTVLDDCGCCRVCPASLGETCYRTVSGMDGVKCGPGLKCQFYSEEDDFGDEFGICKECPYGTYGMDCKKTCNCLSGICDGVTGKCLKFSFFQLAVSKPPNRRKLISHTENDMGSGDGNSVKEDFIKDKTIHSPITKWLNPR, encoded by the exons ATGAATGgctttctggtcttcaccctcCTTCTGGTACCCATGCATGCAGGGACAACGTGGAGCTCCAAGTATGCAGTCGACTGCCCTGAATCCTGTGACAACAGTGAATGCAAAAGCACTCTGCACTGCAAACGGACGGTGCTGGATGACTGCGGTTGCTGCAGGGTCTGTCCGGCATCCTTGGGGGAAACCTGCTACCGGACTGTTTCAGGAATGGATGGTGTCAAATGTGGTCCTGGGCTAAAGTGCCAGTTTTATTCCGAAGAAGATGATTTTGGTGATGAGTTTGGTATCTGCAAAG aGTGTCCTTATGGGACTTACGGAATGGACTGCAAAAAAACATGCAACTGCCTGTCTGGTATATGTGATGGTGTCACTGGAAAGTGTTTAAAGTTTTCGTTTTTCCAGCTGGCTGTATCGAAACCCCCAAATAGGCGGAAATTAATTTCTCATACAG AGAATGATATGGGATCTGGTGATGGAAATTCTGTAAAAGAGGATTTTATCAAAGACAAAACCATTCACTCTCCAATAACAAAATGGCTGAACCCGCGCTGA